A single region of the Gopherus evgoodei ecotype Sinaloan lineage chromosome 3, rGopEvg1_v1.p, whole genome shotgun sequence genome encodes:
- the LOC115647690 gene encoding uncharacterized protein LOC115647690 has translation MSYRKQPSGSQKRKRKNEIGLAVEAQKGSILKFVRHENNEVDQDHHVTSQENFYADEAQETQEHTEQSFETDADTKQEIKIVETVLAWDIDDIGTWLQSLNNEYRAIILEKGPVRIKGLEYPKDIRGRKFTKNNYYRRLSNGEIVNRRWLVYSKCKDAVFCFPCKIFNNCNFKIATMGINDWKNLSHILPQHEKAQYHIESVHKWCELSVRLKNQTTLDAQNQRLLESEKQHWSRVLERLLSIVEYLSTNNLAFRGNVEKLFQPQNGNFLGLVQLLGKFDTVMSEHLRRVTENEIHDHYLGPRIQNELIMLMSNKVRDKIVSLVTLAKYFAVILDCTPDISHQEQMSLTVRFVDISDSAQITVKELFITFLEVQDTTGFGLLQTLLDELKQMGLSIMNIRGQGWQTFKAHVNGITIKPLSETRWESRVESVKTLRYQSEEVYEALVAISEEARDPKAKSEAQSLASEISSFKFLTSVVIWYDILVKISSVSKIMQSPMMQLDSTLTLLNNTRDFLVKYREHGFKEAQVTARELAQALGVEPKFPCANVTRVSRKKRQMEYEGADEPIEI, from the exons ATGTCCTATCGAAAACAACCTTCTGGGTCACAAAAAAGAAAACGGAAAAATGAAATAGGATTAGCTGTAGAAGCACAGAAGGGTTCTATACTTAAGTTTGTACGTCATGAAAACAACGAAGTTGATCAAGATCATCATGTAACTTCCCAAGAAAATTTTTATGCAGATGAAGCTCAAGAAACGCAAGAACACACAGAACAATCATTTGAAACAGATGCagacacaaaacaagaaattaaaatagTTGAAACTGTACTAGCatgggatatagatgacattgGCACATGGCTGCAATCTTTAAACAACGAATACCGTGCCATTATACTTGAGAAAGGCCCTGTGAGAATAAAAGGTCTTGAATATCCTAAAGACATTAGAGGTAGGAAATTCACAAAAAACAATTACTACAGAAGACTTTCTAATGGTGAAATTGTCAACAGACGGTGGCTTGTGTACTCTAAATGCAAGGATGCTGTATTTTGTTTCCCATGCAAGATTTTCAATAATTGCAATTTTAAGATAGCAACCATGGGTATTAATGATTGGAAAAATCTTAGTCACATATTACCACAACATGAAAAGGCACAATACCACATTGAAAGTGTGCACAAATGGTGTGAGCTGAGTGTAAGGTTAAAAAATCAGACAACTCTTGATGCCCAAAATCAAAGATTGCTGGAGTCAGAAAAACAGCATTGGAGTCGTGTTCTTGAACGTCTATTATCTATTGTTGAATATCTATCAACAAACAATCTTGCTTTTAGAGGAAACGTTGAGAAATTATTCCAGccccaaaatggaaattttttgggccttgtacaactgctgggaaaatttgacacagtgatgagtgaacatctccgaagagtaactgaaaatgaaatacatgacCACTATTTGGGaccaagaattcaaaatgaactgatcATGCTAATGAGTAATAAAGTGAGAGACAAAATTGTTTCATTGGTTactttggcaaaatattttgccgTAATTCTAGATTGCACTCCGGACATAAGTCATCAAGAACAGATGTCATTAACAGTGAGATTTGTCGACATTAGTGATTCAGCACAGATTACAGTTAAGGAATTGTTTATCACATTTTTAGAAGTACAAGATACTACAGGTTTTGGACTTCTTCAAACTCTCCTTGATGAACTAAAACAAATGGGATTGTCCATAATGAACATTCGAGGACAAG GATGGCAAACATTCAAAGCACATGTCAATGGTATTACCATTAAGCCTCTATCTGAGACACGCTGGGAAAGCAGAGTAGAAAGTGTAAAAACGTTGAGATATCAATCTGAGGAAGTTTATGAAGCATTGGTTGCTATTTCGGAAGAAGCCAGAGATCCAAAAGCTAAAAGTGAAGCACAGTCATTGGCCTCTGAAATATCCAGCTTCAAGTTTCTAACATCTGTCGTAATCTGGTATGACATTCTTGTTAAAATCTCAAGTgtaagcaaaataatgcagagtCCAATGATGCAGCTTGATTCAACACTTACCTTACTAAACAACACACGagactttttagtgaaatacagagaacatggattCAAAGAAGCACAGGTTACAGCAAGAGAGCTTGCACAGGCACTCGGTGTAGAACCAAAATTTCCATGTGCGAATGTGACACGAGTTTCAAGGAAAAAACGACAAATGGAATATGAAGGAGCAGATGAGCCCatagaaatttga